A window of Mucilaginibacter paludis DSM 18603 contains these coding sequences:
- a CDS encoding DUF4099 domain-containing protein: MIQQIFNEDELPMADLEKIGLASGGHLSLETEDLQALVSGRRTNMLRLKNLSGDGLQIPELDAKLSLKPNESGNLDLLVHPIYREPQFPDFLTDTEAEELERGQAVSIWKLVKDENNQTRDILIEFDQETKEFIITDTEKILIPDLVNNEYLTPEQKERYRKGKEVEISDGTKLQFSGTERQGVRSNRLALVASIIVDGGVSYMLYQGLNALFGKKRSEKESLQSSAGYEQALRDMDANKNALAQYESNSRENLRKFSR; the protein is encoded by the coding sequence ATGATACAGCAAATTTTTAACGAAGATGAGCTGCCAATGGCAGACCTCGAAAAGATCGGACTGGCCAGTGGAGGCCATCTGTCACTGGAAACCGAAGACCTGCAAGCATTGGTATCGGGCAGGAGAACCAATATGCTACGATTGAAAAACCTTTCCGGCGATGGACTGCAAATTCCCGAACTGGATGCCAAGCTCTCCTTAAAACCCAATGAGAGCGGCAACCTGGATCTGCTTGTACATCCCATTTACCGGGAACCTCAATTCCCGGATTTTTTAACCGACACAGAGGCCGAAGAACTGGAAAGAGGCCAGGCAGTGAGTATCTGGAAACTGGTCAAAGACGAAAATAACCAGACCAGGGATATTCTGATCGAGTTTGACCAGGAAACCAAGGAGTTTATCATCACCGATACCGAGAAGATCCTGATCCCTGACCTGGTGAATAATGAGTACTTAACTCCTGAACAAAAAGAGCGGTACCGTAAAGGCAAGGAAGTTGAAATATCAGATGGTACGAAACTTCAGTTTTCCGGTACGGAAAGGCAAGGCGTCCGCTCTAACCGATTGGCATTAGTCGCCTCGATCATTGTTGACGGCGGTGTTTCTTATATGCTTTATCAGGGTTTGAATGCCTTATTTGGCAAGAAACGCAGCGAAAAAGAATCTTTGCAGTCCAGCGCGGGATATGAGCAGGCATTACGGGATATGGACGCTAACAAAAATGCATTGGCGCAATATGAAAGTAATAGCCGCGAGAATTTACGGAAGTTCAGCCGCTGA
- a CDS encoding nSTAND3 domain-containing NTPase produces MDKINWANYNYDEFELFCNALCTFEFGKQYRPYSAPGPDGGIDGSFTGTYQGETGDWRFQFKFYQAARSEAVSNLKFNLKKEAEKLGNEAFLVLATNVELLPQEVKALKQVFDEQVLKDGKQTKLYVWDGAKLFTLFVQYPILSLWLNDGFKTAQLRGYKEVYQQSLDAQHFEPWSMSNFFIGRQADLTALADFLDSDKTLAIIVGDAGIGKTRLVLEFFKQKVDNLEDWTALVLINRVIDFDKIYRALAPGRKYVVLIDDAHTYDPKVIADMKAIADSLKNVKLILTSRKLEANNALILLREYEKQNALTLKLNELSRQETEEAFLRYIGNTDYWHYINQLVTISFGKPILIVAMLNAMNNHIQINQIKAQDFLRDYVTSYFEAFIVKVNTELGIEKFRSRSLLEVVALLEPFNFTDTEISDKLGGLLGIDPGAVRNALKILMEHDYVNGRYEQSIKPDYYSDILLSNIDQNQVVKYLTEFAPMAGNVIINLSSVDEVINNNDILNEILNIYIQLIESTDQINLVRRVLDTIQTITFIKPDIAKATIDLYLKCLATDGHPVKAEFDHDKQYNYFSGESALSKVITMLGYLQESPANGDFVYRRAFSLYVITGEQKVANLFAFDKKDIIGNFDMGRQTFFVKEFARKFKGYHEKELAFGLLCLKAMSALDFTITEWSAVNRESLTITTYFLPETPAVKNFRKLLIELLVQVYVAPETVTMHTETLNSLIDLPMGIFATERNTKPYRILGFEQFQI; encoded by the coding sequence ATGGATAAGATCAATTGGGCAAATTATAATTATGACGAATTCGAGTTGTTTTGCAATGCGTTGTGCACGTTTGAATTTGGAAAGCAATACCGGCCCTATTCAGCACCGGGCCCCGACGGCGGTATAGACGGATCTTTCACAGGTACTTACCAGGGCGAAACCGGGGACTGGCGCTTCCAATTTAAGTTTTACCAGGCGGCCAGAAGTGAAGCGGTCAGCAACCTCAAATTCAACCTGAAAAAAGAAGCCGAGAAATTGGGGAATGAGGCTTTTTTGGTGCTGGCCACCAACGTCGAACTGCTGCCGCAGGAAGTAAAGGCCCTGAAACAGGTTTTTGATGAACAGGTGCTCAAAGACGGCAAGCAAACCAAACTTTATGTGTGGGACGGCGCAAAACTGTTTACTTTATTTGTTCAATATCCGATCTTGTCCTTATGGCTGAATGACGGCTTTAAGACCGCGCAACTGCGGGGTTACAAAGAGGTCTATCAGCAAAGTTTAGACGCACAGCATTTTGAGCCGTGGTCAATGTCCAATTTCTTTATAGGGCGCCAGGCTGACCTGACGGCACTTGCCGATTTCCTGGACAGCGACAAAACACTCGCGATTATCGTTGGGGACGCTGGTATTGGTAAAACCCGGCTGGTGCTGGAGTTCTTTAAGCAAAAAGTAGATAACCTAGAAGACTGGACCGCGCTGGTTTTGATCAACCGCGTGATTGATTTTGATAAGATCTACCGCGCGCTGGCGCCGGGCCGGAAATATGTCGTGTTGATCGATGATGCTCATACCTATGACCCGAAGGTCATCGCAGATATGAAAGCCATCGCCGACAGCCTTAAAAACGTTAAATTAATTTTGACGAGCCGGAAGCTGGAGGCCAACAATGCGCTCATCCTGTTACGGGAGTACGAAAAACAGAACGCACTGACACTAAAGCTGAATGAGCTGAGCCGGCAGGAAACAGAAGAAGCCTTTTTAAGGTATATCGGGAACACGGATTACTGGCACTATATCAATCAATTGGTGACCATCTCCTTTGGAAAGCCTATCCTGATCGTAGCGATGTTGAATGCGATGAACAACCATATCCAGATCAATCAGATCAAGGCCCAGGACTTTTTGAGGGATTATGTTACCAGTTATTTCGAGGCCTTCATAGTTAAAGTCAACACCGAACTGGGTATCGAAAAATTCAGGTCTAGGTCGCTGTTGGAAGTGGTTGCGCTGCTGGAGCCCTTTAACTTTACCGACACGGAGATCAGCGACAAGCTTGGCGGATTGCTGGGCATTGATCCGGGTGCCGTCAGGAATGCGCTGAAAATCCTGATGGAACATGATTACGTCAACGGCCGATATGAACAAAGTATCAAGCCCGATTATTACAGTGACATCCTGTTGTCGAATATCGATCAGAACCAGGTCGTCAAATACCTGACGGAATTCGCTCCGATGGCCGGTAATGTTATCATTAACCTCAGCAGTGTCGATGAGGTGATCAACAATAATGACATCTTAAATGAAATACTGAACATCTACATTCAGCTGATCGAAAGCACCGACCAAATCAACCTGGTACGCAGGGTGCTGGACACGATCCAGACGATTACGTTTATCAAACCGGACATTGCCAAAGCCACCATTGACCTGTATTTAAAATGCCTGGCAACGGACGGTCATCCGGTTAAAGCAGAATTCGATCATGATAAACAATACAATTATTTCTCGGGTGAAAGCGCTTTGAGCAAAGTGATCACGATGCTGGGCTATCTTCAGGAAAGCCCGGCAAACGGGGATTTTGTTTACCGGCGGGCGTTCAGCCTTTATGTTATAACCGGTGAGCAGAAAGTGGCGAATTTATTCGCGTTTGATAAAAAAGACATCATCGGTAATTTTGATATGGGGCGGCAGACTTTCTTTGTCAAAGAATTCGCCCGGAAGTTCAAAGGCTATCATGAAAAGGAACTGGCTTTCGGCTTGCTTTGTTTGAAGGCGATGTCGGCATTGGATTTTACGATCACCGAATGGAGCGCAGTTAACCGCGAAAGTTTGACGATCACCACCTACTTCCTGCCGGAGACCCCGGCTGTTAAAAATTTCAGGAAGCTGCTGATCGAGCTGCTGGTCCAGGTTTATGTTGCCCCTGAAACGGTTACGATGCATACAGAGACCCTCAACAGCCTCATCGATCTTCCTATGGGAATTTTCGCCACCGAACGCAATACGAAGCCCTATCGTATTCTAGGTTTCGAACAATTCCAAATTTAA
- a CDS encoding type II toxin-antitoxin system VapC family toxin, with amino-acid sequence MVIDTCIFIDHLRSKDRTNTTLAKLPTDEPAYVSVVTLFELYCGANTPEKKLDIAAVTEDLNILPFDATVAEKAGDIFRALKRQNKGIGPQDTMIAATCLVFDQPILTRNKDHFKRVDNLKILR; translated from the coding sequence ATGGTAATTGATACTTGCATATTCATTGATCATTTACGTTCCAAAGACAGAACAAACACAACGCTGGCCAAATTGCCTACAGACGAACCAGCCTATGTATCAGTTGTGACACTTTTTGAGTTGTATTGCGGAGCAAATACTCCTGAGAAAAAATTAGATATCGCCGCTGTTACCGAAGACCTGAATATATTGCCTTTCGATGCTACCGTCGCCGAAAAGGCCGGGGATATTTTTAGGGCCCTTAAACGCCAAAATAAAGGTATTGGGCCGCAAGACACAATGATTGCCGCAACTTGCCTCGTTTTCGATCAGCCAATTCTAACACGAAATAAAGATCATTTTAAAAGAGTTGACAATCTGAAAATACTTCGATAA
- a CDS encoding type IV secretion system DNA-binding domain-containing protein has translation MEETHEQHKLHGFMQCAIYISIALEASLFIYLKAPFWGFFAKALIKISHIAIYHELFYSKLSTLLLICLVSIGTLAKKETDLDPKKHIVYPLTAGLLLFFGSLLLYNRPSGLAFAYTSWCNLFYMICSFAGALMTSLAMDNVSKLIRSGLGKDVWNVEGESFMQPTVPVNTRYSVNIPMQFYFKGKVRDGWINIVNPFRGTLLIGTPGSGKSYGIVNSFIRQMIAKEFSAAIYDFKHPDLGKIAYYQYLLAKQQGKCKKHSFHVINLTDVERSRRVNPWRSEYLRTLADASESTEGLVEAMKKGDRSSGSDQFFTQSAINFLSACVYFFSKYNGGKYSSYPHVLAFLNRSYDEIFTTLFTEPELTSLLSPFRSAYQMRAFDQLEGQVGTLKIFISRLATKETFWVFSGDDFNLKISDKENPGILVLANDPATQSINSACYSVIMNRVTQVINSKGNNPVGLLIDEAPTLYTHKIENLISQARSNLSAVLLGLQELPQLNQQYGKDTAATITSVVGNLLSGSVRNKETLEWLERLLGKNKQIGEGLSIDRNKTSTSLNEKLESLIPAGKIASLNTGEMVGLIAADVQEIFTGRFETSAINCRVNLDRREIEAEEANYKDLPVYYDFAGKKDEILLQNFFKINREVEEIIKQFKPAVPPPVPPANKGSMNMTYKKKNH, from the coding sequence ATGGAGGAAACCCATGAGCAGCACAAACTGCATGGCTTTATGCAATGCGCCATTTATATTTCCATAGCACTCGAAGCCAGCTTGTTTATTTATCTAAAAGCCCCGTTCTGGGGCTTTTTTGCTAAAGCGTTAATCAAGATCAGCCATATCGCGATCTATCATGAATTGTTTTACAGCAAGCTGTCCACGTTGTTGCTGATCTGCCTGGTCAGTATAGGCACACTGGCAAAAAAAGAAACTGACCTTGACCCCAAAAAGCACATCGTTTACCCCTTAACAGCCGGGCTGCTTTTATTCTTCGGCAGCCTGCTGTTATACAATCGTCCCTCCGGGCTGGCCTTTGCCTATACCAGCTGGTGCAACCTTTTTTATATGATTTGTTCATTTGCAGGGGCATTGATGACCAGCCTGGCGATGGATAATGTTTCCAAACTCATCCGTTCCGGTCTGGGCAAGGATGTGTGGAACGTCGAAGGTGAAAGCTTTATGCAGCCGACCGTTCCGGTGAATACGCGCTATTCGGTCAATATCCCGATGCAGTTCTACTTTAAAGGCAAGGTCAGGGACGGCTGGATCAACATTGTCAACCCCTTCCGGGGAACGCTGCTGATTGGTACGCCCGGTTCTGGAAAGTCCTACGGTATCGTTAATTCGTTTATCCGGCAGATGATCGCTAAGGAGTTTTCGGCGGCCATTTATGATTTCAAGCACCCCGATCTCGGAAAGATCGCCTATTACCAATACCTCTTAGCTAAACAGCAAGGCAAATGTAAAAAGCACAGTTTCCACGTCATTAATCTGACTGACGTGGAGCGAAGCCGCAGGGTGAACCCCTGGCGCAGCGAGTACCTGCGGACGCTGGCAGATGCTTCCGAAAGCACAGAAGGCTTGGTCGAAGCGATGAAGAAGGGTGACCGGAGCAGTGGCAGTGACCAGTTTTTCACACAATCGGCCATTAACTTCTTATCTGCCTGCGTTTATTTCTTCAGCAAGTACAACGGAGGCAAATATTCCAGCTACCCGCATGTACTGGCTTTTCTGAACCGCTCTTACGATGAGATATTTACCACGCTGTTTACTGAGCCGGAACTGACCTCGTTATTGTCGCCATTCCGCAGCGCCTACCAGATGCGCGCCTTTGATCAATTGGAAGGACAGGTAGGCACCCTGAAGATATTTATCAGCCGCCTGGCAACCAAAGAAACCTTTTGGGTGTTCTCCGGCGATGACTTTAACCTGAAAATATCGGACAAGGAAAATCCGGGCATCCTGGTGTTAGCCAATGACCCGGCTACGCAGAGCATCAACTCGGCCTGCTACTCGGTGATCATGAACCGCGTGACCCAGGTCATCAATTCCAAAGGGAATAACCCGGTCGGCCTGCTGATCGACGAAGCCCCAACCTTGTATACGCACAAGATCGAAAACCTGATCTCACAGGCCAGGAGCAATCTTTCGGCGGTACTTTTAGGCTTGCAGGAATTGCCGCAGCTCAACCAGCAATACGGTAAAGATACCGCTGCTACCATCACCTCGGTAGTCGGCAACCTGCTGTCCGGTTCAGTGCGCAACAAGGAAACTTTGGAGTGGCTGGAAAGGCTATTAGGCAAAAATAAGCAGATCGGCGAAGGATTGTCCATTGACCGCAACAAAACCAGCACCTCGCTGAACGAGAAGCTGGAATCCCTGATACCGGCCGGTAAGATCGCTTCGCTGAATACCGGGGAAATGGTAGGGCTGATCGCCGCCGATGTACAGGAGATCTTTACGGGCAGGTTTGAAACCTCTGCCATCAATTGCCGGGTAAACCTGGACCGCAGGGAGATCGAGGCTGAAGAAGCCAACTACAAAGACCTGCCTGTGTACTATGACTTCGCTGGCAAAAAGGACGAAATCCTTTTACAGAACTTCTTTAAGATCAACCGGGAGGTCGAGGAAATTATAAAGCAGTTCAAACCCGCCGTGCCGCCACCAGTGCCGCCTGCCAACAAGGGCAGCATGAACATGACCTACAAGAAAAAAAATCATTAA
- a CDS encoding PH domain-containing protein yields METLTFRPHPFYALAKTAPVLLIAALVSILGYYIHPLFILPGIATCLYGWYRYFYICAIKYVLDAHTLQTSCGLFNKRIDSLALFRIKDYVITQSLLMRITGLMNMTLISTDMTNNTLTMYGIDYHPELVDQLGEAIRAARQNNKILELS; encoded by the coding sequence ATGGAAACATTAACATTCCGGCCACATCCGTTTTATGCATTAGCTAAAACTGCGCCTGTCCTGTTGATTGCTGCATTGGTCAGCATATTGGGCTATTATATACATCCGTTGTTCATCTTACCAGGTATTGCGACTTGCTTATATGGATGGTACAGGTACTTCTATATTTGTGCGATCAAATACGTATTGGATGCCCATACCCTGCAAACAAGTTGCGGTTTATTCAATAAACGGATTGATAGCTTAGCGTTGTTTAGGATCAAGGATTATGTGATTACACAATCACTCCTGATGCGTATTACAGGATTAATGAATATGACATTGATCAGCACGGATATGACCAACAATACGCTTACGATGTATGGTATTGACTATCATCCGGAATTGGTTGATCAGCTTGGCGAGGCGATACGCGCCGCAAGGCAAAACAATAAAATTTTAGAATTGAGCTAA
- a CDS encoding M23 family metallopeptidase, with product MKARLLTYWLTIWCLLTVINTVAAQDSSRILSALPLRSLRITSPFGYRIHPVTGLRQFHNGVDLRAHRDTVFAVMDGVVVQSGYDRLLGFYVKVAHAMHLISIYGHLSFPCVFSGETVTLGQALGLTGCSGRTTGEHLHFSILYNGRYIDPLQFLSKILIIPQSKIQYDTANF from the coding sequence GTGAAAGCCCGGCTATTGACCTATTGGTTAACGATATGGTGCTTACTGACGGTGATCAATACGGTTGCAGCCCAGGATAGCAGCCGTATTTTATCTGCGCTCCCTTTACGATCATTGCGAATAACATCGCCTTTTGGCTACCGCATCCATCCGGTAACCGGCTTAAGACAGTTTCATAACGGCGTAGATCTTCGGGCGCACCGGGACACCGTTTTTGCCGTGATGGACGGCGTGGTCGTTCAATCCGGTTATGACCGTTTATTGGGGTTCTACGTCAAGGTCGCCCATGCCATGCATTTAATCAGCATTTACGGGCATTTATCCTTTCCCTGCGTGTTTTCCGGTGAAACAGTCACACTGGGCCAGGCTCTCGGCCTCACGGGGTGCAGTGGGCGCACAACCGGCGAACACCTGCACTTCAGTATTCTTTACAACGGGCGTTATATCGACCCGCTTCAATTCCTTTCCAAAATTTTAATAATACCACAATCAAAAATCCAATATGATACAGCAAATTTTTAA
- a CDS encoding IS110 family transposase, whose protein sequence is MKTWNVVLGVDVSKKTVDICWSERKLFVHIDNNSEGFGKFKKWCKTNLIDLRETFIVLEYTGGYEYRFIQFCESQSIAYRRVPGLEIKQSMGMIRGKSDRADAFRIGQYGEDKIKRLEPSKLLDNKILELKTLLSFRKRLVRESAGYQSSVGERKHMYEVSNQDMIVRISNEKRDANSEYIKELESRIMELIKSNEQMYLNYRIITSIKGIGAVNGWMTIAYTENFTSFPDARHYAVYVGVIPFEHTSGTSKKGRRRTSNLAQKELKQELNQAAKTAMQHDPEIRAYAERKMQNKEYGLVLNNIKFKLILRMFSLVKRGEMYVENYRRSA, encoded by the coding sequence ATGAAAACATGGAATGTTGTTTTAGGTGTCGATGTATCAAAAAAGACGGTCGATATCTGTTGGTCGGAGCGTAAGCTGTTCGTTCACATCGATAACAATAGTGAAGGATTCGGCAAGTTTAAAAAATGGTGCAAAACCAACCTGATCGATTTACGGGAAACGTTTATCGTACTGGAATATACCGGCGGTTATGAATACCGTTTCATCCAGTTTTGCGAGTCACAGTCTATAGCTTATCGGCGGGTGCCTGGACTAGAGATTAAGCAATCGATGGGTATGATCAGGGGCAAAAGCGATAGGGCCGACGCATTCCGGATCGGTCAGTATGGAGAAGATAAGATCAAGCGTCTTGAACCATCTAAGTTGTTGGATAATAAAATCTTAGAGCTTAAGACCTTGCTTTCATTCCGTAAACGATTGGTACGGGAAAGTGCTGGATATCAGAGCTCTGTTGGTGAGCGGAAACATATGTATGAGGTAAGTAACCAGGATATGATCGTCCGTATATCTAACGAAAAAAGAGATGCCAATTCGGAATATATCAAGGAGCTAGAATCGCGGATCATGGAACTGATCAAAAGCAATGAGCAGATGTATCTGAATTACCGGATCATCACCAGCATTAAAGGCATAGGCGCAGTGAATGGTTGGATGACCATAGCCTACACGGAGAATTTTACAAGCTTTCCTGACGCGAGGCACTATGCTGTATATGTAGGGGTGATTCCCTTTGAGCATACCTCGGGAACAAGTAAAAAAGGACGAAGGCGAACAAGCAACCTAGCGCAAAAGGAATTGAAACAGGAACTTAACCAGGCAGCTAAAACAGCTATGCAGCATGACCCCGAAATCAGGGCATACGCAGAGCGCAAGATGCAGAATAAAGAATATGGGTTGGTGCTAAACAATATAAAATTCAAACTGATACTACGAATGTTCTCCTTAGTGAAAAGGGGAGAAATGTATGTTGAAAACTATCGAAGGTCAGCTTAA